The Deinococcus wulumuqiensis R12 genome has a window encoding:
- a CDS encoding LptF/LptG family permease, translating into MTRLTRYATRELLPPLLAGTLLFTAILSFGYFFVSSQWLSGVPVALIARWIGYQLPDTLVKVLPMAVVLMTVVAFGRMNTERELVAVQAGGIGLGQVTRPAAVIGLLVTLLSVWLSLWVAPRANVETRGLYWDALTGAGLSQLVGKTVDLGQGLTLSMQGYDTKTRQMQGVRVEQWQKDNFRQGMIVLADAGKFENNQLSLTGYQVYRVDYAAAAALAQVPDNDPAAFREAVQSVFPLVQMAPDAASPLNLDTGLSRKQTLAQYADAIGADAEGWPELVTKLTAPDVPAAERQAARVNLGRKLALPFANLVLVLAALPFALRFGRTLGVSLGVALVIAVAYYLLFSVGLTLAGMLPGLPEVGVWLANVVFALGGLWLLRRT; encoded by the coding sequence ATGACGCGCCTGACCCGCTACGCCACCCGGGAGCTGCTGCCGCCGCTGCTGGCGGGCACGCTGCTGTTTACGGCCATTCTCAGCTTCGGGTACTTTTTCGTGTCCAGCCAGTGGCTCAGCGGGGTGCCGGTGGCTCTCATCGCCCGCTGGATTGGGTATCAGCTGCCCGACACGCTGGTCAAGGTGCTGCCGATGGCGGTGGTGCTGATGACGGTGGTGGCCTTCGGGCGCATGAACACCGAGCGCGAACTCGTGGCGGTGCAGGCCGGGGGCATCGGGCTGGGGCAGGTGACGCGCCCGGCGGCGGTCATCGGGCTGCTGGTCACTCTCCTCAGCGTGTGGCTGAGCCTCTGGGTCGCTCCCCGCGCCAACGTGGAAACGCGCGGGCTGTACTGGGACGCCCTGACCGGCGCGGGCCTGTCGCAACTCGTCGGCAAGACGGTGGACTTGGGCCAGGGCCTGACCCTCTCCATGCAGGGCTATGACACGAAAACCCGCCAGATGCAGGGCGTCCGGGTCGAGCAGTGGCAGAAGGACAACTTTCGTCAGGGCATGATTGTGCTGGCCGACGCGGGCAAATTCGAGAACAACCAGCTGTCGCTGACCGGGTATCAGGTCTACCGGGTGGACTACGCCGCCGCCGCTGCGCTGGCTCAGGTGCCCGACAACGACCCCGCCGCCTTCCGTGAGGCCGTGCAGAGCGTCTTTCCGCTGGTGCAGATGGCCCCCGACGCGGCCTCGCCCCTCAACCTCGACACGGGCCTCTCGCGCAAACAGACACTGGCGCAGTACGCCGACGCCATCGGGGCCGACGCGGAAGGCTGGCCCGAACTCGTCACCAAACTGACCGCCCCCGATGTCCCCGCCGCCGAGCGGCAAGCGGCACGGGTCAATCTGGGCCGCAAGCTGGCGCTCCCCTTCGCCAATCTGGTGCTGGTGCTGGCCGCGTTGCCCTTCGCCCTGCGCTTCGGGCGCACGCTGGGGGTGAGTCTGGGGGTGGCGCTCGTCATCGCGGTGGCGTATTACCTGCTGTTCAGCGTGGGGCTGACCCTGGCGGGAATGCTGCCGGGACTGCCCGAAGTCGGGGTGTGGCTCGCCAACGTCGTCTTTGCGCTGGGTGGCCTGTGGCTGCTGAGGCGAACGTGA
- a CDS encoding MGDG synthase family glycosyltransferase, producing MKRTLRALFMSVSLGAGHDQAQRAVKQAFAERGVELTGAEHDSVEYLSAFERSFTVDLYEFELRYAPWLYRGFYWLTDQDQPWNVISRMFTWLGMGAFKDELRQLRPEVVINSFWAPAAVCDTLRARTGQRFLNTLIVTDYRAHLHWARRDTDLLMVASEETRRQMLERGVRPEQVEVTGIPISPAFREVLNLNRETLRRELAAELGLRPELPLLLLSGGGRGHYQPQELLRELGNLGRAVQVLVPASRQGEGAETIGGATVHHLGFRRDLPRLMAASDLVVGKAGGLTVAEATALGVPMVVYRPIPGQEEYNADFLERHGAGLWARKRHDIRPLVLRALDPAEHARLSAGARAVGIPDAADRVAGAILGRLGNA from the coding sequence GTGAAACGCACCCTGCGTGCCCTGTTCATGTCGGTGTCGCTGGGTGCGGGGCACGACCAGGCGCAGCGGGCGGTCAAGCAGGCCTTCGCCGAGCGCGGCGTGGAGCTGACGGGCGCGGAACACGATTCGGTGGAGTACCTCAGCGCCTTCGAGCGCAGTTTCACGGTGGACCTCTACGAATTCGAGCTGCGGTACGCCCCCTGGCTGTACCGGGGTTTTTACTGGCTGACCGACCAGGACCAGCCCTGGAACGTCATCAGCCGCATGTTCACCTGGCTGGGCATGGGTGCTTTCAAGGACGAACTGCGCCAGCTGCGGCCCGAGGTCGTCATCAACAGCTTCTGGGCGCCCGCCGCCGTGTGCGACACCCTGCGGGCGCGAACCGGGCAGCGCTTTCTGAACACGCTCATCGTCACCGACTACCGCGCACACCTCCACTGGGCGCGGCGTGACACCGACCTTCTCATGGTCGCCTCGGAAGAAACGCGGCGGCAGATGCTGGAACGCGGCGTGCGGCCCGAGCAGGTGGAGGTGACGGGCATTCCCATTTCCCCGGCCTTCCGCGAGGTGCTGAACCTGAACCGTGAGACGCTGCGCCGTGAACTCGCCGCCGAACTGGGCCTGCGCCCCGAGCTGCCGCTGCTGCTGCTCTCGGGCGGCGGGCGCGGGCACTACCAGCCGCAGGAGCTGCTGCGCGAACTCGGCAACCTGGGCCGCGCCGTGCAGGTGCTGGTGCCCGCCTCGCGTCAGGGGGAGGGGGCCGAGACCATCGGCGGGGCGACGGTTCACCACCTCGGCTTCCGGCGCGACCTGCCCCGCTTGATGGCGGCCTCCGACCTCGTGGTGGGCAAGGCGGGCGGGCTGACGGTGGCCGAGGCGACGGCGCTGGGCGTGCCGATGGTCGTCTACCGGCCCATTCCCGGACAGGAGGAGTACAACGCCGACTTTCTGGAACGGCACGGGGCGGGGCTGTGGGCCAGAAAGCGGCACGACATCCGGCCCCTGGTGCTGCGTGCCCTCGACCCCGCCGAACACGCCCGCCTGAGTGCCGGAGCGCGGGCGGTGGGCATTCCCGACGCGGCGGACCGGGTGGCCGGGGCTATCCTCGGGCGCCTGGGGAACGCATGA